Proteins encoded by one window of Cylindrospermum stagnale PCC 7417:
- a CDS encoding photosystem II S4 domain protein has product MLPREELLKGVENRDTVARVIDQAEQAIKTWEVVVTDFLSPPELAEVQRVFSRLTDVQLVAWGGYPQAERQRIAIARSELPLDQSQVALVVLEIAGNFLFDTATHRDFLGAMLGTGIIREKTGDVIVLGERGAQTIVAPELAEFLEMSLQQVRSVPVKTRRIDFSELKVREPKKKELTTVEASLRLDAIASAGFAMSRSKMVDFIDSGDVRVNWKEVTQPSAQVKSGDLIAIRSKGRLEVGEIAVTKKDRYRVQLTRYM; this is encoded by the coding sequence ATGTTACCTAGAGAAGAACTTTTAAAGGGTGTTGAAAATCGAGATACTGTAGCACGTGTGATCGATCAGGCGGAGCAAGCGATCAAAACTTGGGAAGTAGTAGTGACTGATTTTCTGTCTCCGCCGGAGTTGGCGGAAGTTCAGCGGGTGTTCAGTCGGTTAACAGATGTGCAACTGGTGGCCTGGGGTGGATATCCCCAAGCTGAACGCCAAAGAATTGCGATCGCACGTTCGGAACTTCCCCTAGATCAATCCCAAGTCGCTCTCGTCGTTCTGGAGATTGCTGGTAATTTTCTGTTCGATACCGCTACTCACCGCGACTTTTTAGGCGCGATGCTGGGGACGGGAATTATTCGCGAAAAAACCGGGGATGTAATTGTTTTGGGGGAACGGGGTGCTCAAACAATTGTCGCCCCGGAGTTGGCGGAATTTTTGGAAATGAGTCTTCAGCAAGTGCGATCTGTGCCTGTGAAAACTCGGCGGATTGATTTCAGTGAGTTAAAGGTACGGGAACCGAAGAAAAAAGAATTAACCACTGTGGAGGCTTCTTTGCGCTTAGATGCGATCGCCTCCGCTGGTTTTGCCATGTCCCGCAGCAAAATGGTAGATTTCATTGACTCCGGTGATGTTCGCGTTAATTGGAAGGAAGTCACCCAACCTAGCGCCCAAGTTAAATCAGGTGACTTAATCGCTATTCGCAGTAAAGGACGTTTAGAAGTTGGGGAAATCGCTGTCACCAAAAAAGACCGCTATCGGGTGCAATTGACGAGATATATGTAA
- a CDS encoding GNAT family N-acetyltransferase — MNNSWQITTRRLELLPCSLEVAEGVARKNKSLVEELLGVKVPDDWYASEVLDFFPIYAQMLLNDPSHLGWGVWLMIHLEDSTLIGDLGFGGKPDEQGTVEMGYEVLPAYRHQGYAFEAVEALVNFAFTQPELQKIISYCPQDHPASIRILEKLGMKNLARFDSPDYPSAPILTWEMELESKSGSQSLTQNL; from the coding sequence ATGAATAATTCGTGGCAAATCACAACACGGCGTCTGGAGTTGCTGCCTTGTTCTTTGGAGGTAGCCGAAGGTGTGGCGCGCAAAAATAAATCACTCGTAGAGGAGCTTTTAGGGGTGAAGGTTCCTGATGATTGGTATGCTTCTGAGGTGCTAGATTTTTTCCCTATTTATGCTCAGATGCTGTTAAATGATCCATCCCACCTTGGTTGGGGTGTGTGGCTGATGATTCACCTTGAAGATTCAACGCTGATTGGTGATTTAGGATTTGGTGGCAAACCCGATGAGCAAGGAACTGTGGAAATGGGTTATGAGGTGCTGCCGGCGTATCGCCATCAGGGATATGCTTTTGAAGCGGTTGAAGCACTGGTAAATTTTGCTTTTACTCAGCCGGAACTTCAGAAAATTATTTCCTATTGTCCACAGGATCATCCTGCCTCAATTCGGATTCTGGAAAAATTAGGAATGAAAAATTTGGCAAGATTTGATTCACCTGATTATCCATCTGCGCCTATCTTGACATGGGAGATGGAGCTAGAATCAAAAAGTGGCTCTCAGTCATTGACTCAAAATTTATAA